The genomic window CTCAAGATGGCCTAGGCTCAGAGGCTCAGACTCGTCTGACACGAACCTGCCCGGACGGGCAGGTCCCTCACCCTTCAAGGAGCGAGCGCAATGTCCACGACCCTGCCCACGACCATGAAAGCCGCCGTCGTCCACGCCTTTGGCGCGCCACTGCGGATCGAGGAAGTCAAAGTCCCCCTGCCCGGCCCCGGGCAGATCCTGGTGAAGATCGAAGCCTCCGGCGTCTGCCACACCGACCTGCACGCCGCCGAAGGCGACTGGCCGGTGAAGCCGAGCCTGCCGTTCATTCCCGGCCATGAGGGCGTCGGTTTCGTCGCCGCCGTCGGCGCCGGCGTCACCCGCGTGAAGGAAGGCGACCGCGTCGGCGTGCCCTGGCTGTATACCGCCTGCGGCTGCTGCGAGCACTGCCTGACCGGCTGGGAAACCCTCTGCGAAAGCCAGCAGAACACCGGCTACTCGGTGAACGGCGGCTACGCCGAATACGTGCTGGCGGACCCGAACTACGTGGGGATATTGCCCAAGGACGTCGGCTTCCTGGAAATCGCGCCGATCCTCTGCGCGGGCGTCACCGTCTACAAGGGCCTGAAGGAAACCGGCGCGCGCCCTGGCCAGTGGGTGGCGATCTCCGGCATCGGCGGCCTGGGCCACGTCGCGGTGCAGTACGCCAAAGCCATGGGCCTGCACGTGGTGGCGGTGGACGTGGATGACGCCAAGCTGGAGCTGGCCCGGCGCCTGGGCGCCAGCCTGACCATCAACGCGAAGACGCAAGACCCGGTCGAGGTGGTGCAGCGCGATATCGGCGGGGCCCACGGCGTGCTGGTCACGGCGGTATCCAACAGCGCCTTCGGCCAGGGCATCGGCATGGCCCGTCGCGGCGGCACCGTGTCGCTGGTCGGCCTGCCGCCGGGCGACTTCCCCACGCCGATCTTCGACGTGGTGCTCAAGGGCCTGCACATCACCGGCTCCATCGTCGGCACCCGCGCCGATCTGCAGGAAGCCCTGGACTTCGCCGGCGAGGGCCTGGTGAAGGCCACCGTGTCCTCCGGCAAGCTGGATGACATCAACGCCATCCTCGACCGCATGCGCGCCGGGCAGATCGAAGGGCGGGTGGTGGTGGAGATGTAAGCCAAGCCCCGGTGCTTCTGTAGGAGCGAGCTTGCTCGCGAAGCGGACTCATCGAGGCACGCTGACGATCAACAGCCCCTCTCCCTAACCCTCTCCCGCAAGCGGGAGAGGGGACCGTACGGTGCGGGGTGAAACCTTGGCGTCAGCCGGTATCTCCTGTAGGAGCGGGCCATGCCCGCGAACGCGCCCATCGGGCGCTCCCGCACCGCTATCTGCTGCATGGGTATCGCTTCGCTCCACCCATCTTTCAAAGGCCGCCCTGTAGGAGCGGACTCCGTCCGCGATACGCCTGAATGCCGGCCTGCCGGCCGGATCGCGGATG from Pseudomonas sp. GCEP-101 includes these protein-coding regions:
- the adhP gene encoding alcohol dehydrogenase AdhP; the protein is MSTTLPTTMKAAVVHAFGAPLRIEEVKVPLPGPGQILVKIEASGVCHTDLHAAEGDWPVKPSLPFIPGHEGVGFVAAVGAGVTRVKEGDRVGVPWLYTACGCCEHCLTGWETLCESQQNTGYSVNGGYAEYVLADPNYVGILPKDVGFLEIAPILCAGVTVYKGLKETGARPGQWVAISGIGGLGHVAVQYAKAMGLHVVAVDVDDAKLELARRLGASLTINAKTQDPVEVVQRDIGGAHGVLVTAVSNSAFGQGIGMARRGGTVSLVGLPPGDFPTPIFDVVLKGLHITGSIVGTRADLQEALDFAGEGLVKATVSSGKLDDINAILDRMRAGQIEGRVVVEM